A window of Seriola aureovittata isolate HTS-2021-v1 ecotype China chromosome 17, ASM2101889v1, whole genome shotgun sequence genomic DNA:
aatatcagaaaaattgcaaaaaacaatTCCTGTCACAATTGTCTAAAGCCCAGTGTGATGTTTTCAAATTGCTTTTATCCAACCAACAACACAAAAGATTTTCTATTCAACATgacacaaaacagagaacaacaacTCCTCCCATTGGAGAAAGTGGGACCAGAGAATTTTTTCCTCGAAAAATGACAACACTGTCATTTGTGCATTTTCAGGAAGTTAAGTCTATTTTGGAACAATAACCTGCGTCTTTGACACACTGGTCTGTCACCAGTCCCCTGCTCCTGAGAGACTTATGGCACGTTTCAGTTAAGTGGCTCCCTCTTCTCTGCGCCATTTCATGGCGACAGTGTGCCTCCGTCACCAGGAGAAAGGGGTTAAAACGGTGTACCTGTCACTGTAACAGGCTGATTATTGCCTGTGGAGCTGGCAGGCTCGTGAGGATCGCTCCCCCTCCCCACAGTCCCTGCTGGGAGAGAGTCCTGGGGCCTGTGCTCACTGAGGCTGAATGACTCACAATTACCACAGCGACGGAGCCTGCAGCCACCTCCCATCCTCTCCAGCCGTTTCACTGACTCACTTAGCGcacatgacaaatgacaaaatcacCCTGAACCTCCGCCCCCTCAATAAGACCTGATTGCCCATCGCCCACACTTTGCCTACAGTACTTAAAGCTGGGATATATCTTGCCAAGCttcatgaaacaaaacaaacttagtCTGGAAGAAACTTCTTCTGGCCTCTCAAAGCAGCGTTTTACTGTATTACACTAAGTAGATGGTTTAACATGCATATAATATGAGCTCGAGAGCAGCACATTGTCCTGGAaatacactgctgctgcagattttTATAACTCATCAAAACTCTTCTTTAATGTCATAACACTgatcactgaaaaaaacagacagcatTTGTTGTGCATCATCAAAGGATGACTCCTCtgactgtattttaaatatgaaagaCAGTGAGTGATATGAACACCCAAAGCAGACAACATCAGTGCTCAACTGTTAACAAAGCAAAGTCTCGCTGTGCCTGCAAAAATTGTGGCCATATCCCACTAAAGTGAAGCAATGCATTAATGTTttggcagagagaaaacaatggTGAACTCTGCGGCCAATTTACACCATTTAGACTTGCTTACATTGCACTAGTCAAAAGTTGGAAGCGTGCTGATAGTTGTATCTTACACCTCATATACTCCCCTAGTTAAATGCAGCGAGAGTTGTTGCAGTATGCAGTTTTTCATAATGGAGCAGAAAAGTAGCCCTTGTTCTAatatttaatgataaaaaatgcGTTATGTGCTGCTGTATAATGTGTGACCTCGGTGACCTCAGAGCTGTATCGTTGACCAGTAGGTAAGAATCCTTACCATAGGGCACATTTCTCtgcaaaaatgaaatcacaacGGCATCACGGCTGTTTGGACAACTGCACAGTATGTGTTCTCTTGCTGCAGTAATCATTACAGCTCTGGCTctgctttttctcttcttttttttctggcgCCATATTAAGCTCATTCTAACATTTGTCTTTGACAATGATGCTGCACACTGAATCTGAAACCTCGAGCGGTGCCAGACACTTAAATCTTCTGTTCAACAATAGCACAATGCTcacttcatctctcctcctgcagcctggCCTCTCAGGCTCTCTAATGAAGACTGTGCAAGAGAGGGAGGATGCCTTGCTCAATATGTAAGCTACAACAAAGCATTCTGCAATATGTTTTCTCTCAGATATGAGTGTTGGCACCATCTGAGAATTGCTCCAGACAAGCGGGACAGTTTGCAAAATGATCAGGATCTTAAAAGCAAGGGGCAGTTTCAGAGAATTAAAGGATGACATATTTTTCGAGAAGCCTAAAGCGCTTTTTGTAGGACACTGCAGGGGCTCTTAAGTGCTATCTGGGGAGGTAGGCAGAGTGCTACCCTCTGTGCCCAGCAGCCACCGGCTCATTGGAGAAGagaaatcaaacacaaactAGTCCTTCAATAGGAGCCATGGGGAATGGTGTATTTGTCATCAAAGTCATCCTGCCTGGCCCCAACTCCcatctttcaaaaaaaaaaaaaaagatacaaaaagaTTAAATCAATATGTCTTCAGCTCTTCcaaatttttattcattattaatgagTTTGTGATTCTCAAAGAAGCTATCAGAACTATCTGGTTCAAGAGGAAGCAGTCCTTGTCAGGGCTGTTATCGGCCCCTGTGGGGAGGCTGAAGGATCTGAGCGGCAGTGTAGCGTAGCAGCAGACAGGTAACTAGAGGAGATGGTGTCTGGCCTCTAACATCCCCATGGGAATAAGGCCAGATTAAGGGAAGAGGGGAGTCCTCTCATCTGAGTCCAAACACCAGACCACAACCACATCAGCGGGAATCCTCGCAAGGCAGTTGAAATGCGATCCACGTCGTTATGAAAGGAAATACATGTTTTTAGAGGGACAGGAAATCAATATCGCTGACTGACTGCGGAGCAAGTGAACAAATCTGAGCGAGCTTGAAAAACCTGcataaaatggaataaaaatgagtCAGGCTTAATAATCCTGACTAAGCCAGTATAAGGAAGCCCTGGCAGTCAAGACAGTAGATGGATCAGAGCGCAGACAGGGATGCATGCATTATGCATCATTGTAAAATCTCTCTGggtggagcacacacacataaataaaaaaaacgtacTCCACCGTTCACATTTGCATCACTTATTGTTCTCGTTTACCACAACTCAAAATTCacaaaattgtgtgtgtgtgtgtgtgtgtgtgtgtgtgtgtgtgtgtgtgtgtgtgtgtgtgttctccgcTGCCAAATCCAAAGGACATAATAATGCAGAATACTTCCATGGCACATTAGACAAATGCTACCTGTTAATAGATCATTACTGTTGAATAATTACCCGTTACTTtcactctcacattcacacactcttcaCAAAGCTACTGCTGAGCACAGCAGCACTATCTTATCTCCCTCACTCCTCGCCCCCCTCCCCACTCCTCAGTTGATGTTAACATTTgacagctttgtgtgtgtgccgaTACagatttttgtctttaattaaaACACTGGAAGGACTTAATTGGACATTACActtgatccccccccccccccccccccccgcttgcCCACCTTCCACTCCTCAAAGACTTTGATCCTCCGACCAAGTCTTTCGAGGCATTAATAAATTCCCCAGTAGTCAGGCTCACACTGCAGTGCTTAAGAAGCAAAAAGCTCactttaaaacagaaaacaaagcttAGTACGACGTTCCACTTAAACTTTGTTCCTTTAAGATTTTATATAAGAACAATTTCTCTCCAGTTACATAGATGATCTTCAAGTGACCTTTTCTTAGTTCCAGTGAAAAAGAGATTGCTTGAGAGGAAAACATTAATATCCTTCCTTGGATGAAGTTTTGGCACAGTAGAAAATGAGTGTTTTGTAACTGTGTGCATGAATCCTGCTCCTTTTGCTGCATCCAGACACTTTATAAGTGCATAAATCAACCTCCAACCTCTGTTGTCAGAGAAACCAGTCTAGAAAGCATTTTTTAATGACAGAGCTTCATCGTTTTACAGGATTATAGCCTTTGTGGAAAATTGTCCGCCCTCACAAATATTGATTAGACTGCCCAAGACCACAGCACTAACACACTTTATATGAATTTGGTTTTGGTGtggattttctgtttgaatCCGTTCTCTGATCCCTCTGGCCTCACCAGTAGCTCAGAGGAGGCATATGAGCCCATTACAAGTGAGCTTAGGGAATTATGTTGGCTCTGTGAAAACTAGACATAAAGGAGTATTTTCTCTTGCAGCCGAAGTAAACAAAAGAATGTAATAATAGCAATACCTGCAAaatttcaaccatttatttatatatataacattgATAGAATGTCACGGTTACTACCACAAGAGGTATGAACTGTAAATTAAGTATCGATTAAacctttaatttgttttctgtccacGTTTCTTTCTACCTTGCTAATAACTGTCtactttctttctctattttcttCTTCGATCCTCACCTCAAACCCCCTCTCTCCAGGTGGCCCTGGGTCAAGAAGATGACTCCTCCAACCCCAAGAGCTCTTCAGATGACTCCTCTAAGACGGTGGGCCTCCTGACCGGGCAGGCCCCCCTCTCGCCCCTGAGCCGCTGGATGCTTCACAGTAAGAGCAGAGCTGCTAATGCCACCTCTCTGGAGCTGCCCTACCGCTCCCCGGTCCCTTTCTCCAAGCAGGAATTCTCTAAACAGGAGTTCTGGGAGATGTTGGGCAGCGACTTGCTCAAGCCCGACGCCTCCAGCTCTAGGGTCAAACGCCGGCCCATTGTAAAGACCGGCAAGTTCAAGAAGATGTTTGGCTGGGGAGACTTCTATTCCAATATCAAGACGGTGAGGCTTAACCTGCTGATCACCGGCAAGATTGTGGATCACGGTAACGGCACGTTCAGCGTCTACTTCCGCCACAACTCCACGGGGCAGGGCAACATCTCGGTCAGCCTGGTGCCACCCGTCAAGGCGGTGGAGTTTGACCTGGAGCGCCAGAGCGTGGTCTACCCCAAGGACTCCAAGATCTTCAATTGCCGCGTGGACTATGAGAAGGTGGATCGCAGCAAGCGCACCTCGCTGTGCAACTACGACCCGTCCAAGACCTGCTTCCAGGAGCAGATTCAGAGCCACGTGTCCTGGATTTGCTCCAAGCCTTTCAAAGTCATCTGTATCTACATATCCTTCTACAGCACGGACTACCGCCTGGTGCAGAAGGTTTGCCCGGACTACAACTACCATAATGAGATGCCCTACCTGCCCTCGGGCTAGAGGACTTGTAgggggggaggagaggtgggagggGAGAGGATAAGGGGGATGAGTAGGCGTTACTGCAGCACACGAGGAGGAAACCAGGGCTGTGAATCGTCCTTAATGCCAGTGTGGCAGCGAGACATCTTAAAAACACCCCCTCTCTGTAGCCTGCCTATTGCAAGATGTAAAAACATatatgcaaaacacaaactacagtaTGCAGATGATGAGGCATTGGGAATGCTTAACGGCAGCATTTGTTAACTGGACTGGTAGTAAAACTCAAATAccgccaacacacacattcttaccTCAATCCAGTGTCTAAATGCCAACGTCTCGCCTGCTATTTCTCTCCTCCATTAAGTCATTTGTGAATGTTGTCTGAATGTCCTTTTAATCACCCTTTACAATATTGCTCTTTTGCAAAGTCACAAGGAAAGTCTTTTCAAGTCTTTAAATGCTGTGATATGATTCACTGGAGAGTTGTATTAGAATTCAGACTCCATTACAAACATTATACAGCAGTTTAACAGCGTACACTGTACAGGAAATAATCATGATTTCAAACTTGCCAGAGGGAAGGcaaagctttgtttttctcacaaaGAACAGATGAATGTAAAGTGTAACCAACCACAGGATCATTCAGGTTACACTCCAGGTCTTTTTAAAGGGcaccttttttgttttacatgaacTCAACATTTAAAGTTCCTCTTCTGACTCTCTCACACCCTGCCCACATCCCCACATCCCACCATCCCACCATGGAACTGCCACTGTGTTTACCTGCCACATCTAATTACTATATATCCTTCAGTTATGTCACGTCCATTTcaatgacagaggaaaagaggcaggaagagaaaaaaataataacaagaaaattTGCAAGAAAAAGCAATTGCTCAACAAAGATTCAGGGCCAGGGCTTAAGACAAGTTCAGTGCGGGGGAAATAACTAGATTCTGCATAGAGACAGGATTGGCCCTCCACActtaacagagagagagagaggtgggggagtgagagagggagagactcaGTGAGCTCTTTTAATTAAAGTGGGGAAGGAGATGTAGAGTATGCAGCTCCGTCTATTGTCCCCTCTGTATGAAAAAGATTACATTTTGTTGCCGTCAGGATTCCTGATTTCACGCCTTGATAACTTTGACTGTGTGAGGGAGATTGCTCTCTCCCGACAAATACTGTGTTCACTAAAGTCGGCCCGTTAtcttgaataaatgaaaatattatcataataatTACATATAATTTAATCTCCTTTAGAACTAATTAAGGTTTCAACGAGAGGGCGAAATGTATTCCTAAAAATCAAGTCAGCGGGTAGGAGGATAAGAGGACGTTCATGGggattgttgtgtttttttgtgcgGAGCCGGCAGCCAAAGCTCAGC
This region includes:
- the LOC130185844 gene encoding neurexophilin-1, translated to MRPNRGFILLLLNGTACLVALGQEDDSSNPKSSSDDSSKTVGLLTGQAPLSPLSRWMLHSKSRAANATSLELPYRSPVPFSKQEFSKQEFWEMLGSDLLKPDASSSRVKRRPIVKTGKFKKMFGWGDFYSNIKTVRLNLLITGKIVDHGNGTFSVYFRHNSTGQGNISVSLVPPVKAVEFDLERQSVVYPKDSKIFNCRVDYEKVDRSKRTSLCNYDPSKTCFQEQIQSHVSWICSKPFKVICIYISFYSTDYRLVQKVCPDYNYHNEMPYLPSG